The genomic stretch TTTCGCTCTCGGAGCTTCACTTGTTACATTTGTTTCCTGCAATCCCGACATAATACACGTTTGCTTAAAACGCTTCACAAATAAAGTCAGTGCATGGACAAGAGAAACGACTGACAAGAGGCAAAAGGGCGGAATGTTCGCGTACACTAATGCATCTTGCCAACATTCAGATCgttgaaaaaaatggagataaCCTGAAATTCCAGATTAATTTTAACAGTCAATGGCGAGAAGCGTATTATCTGTTAAAAAGTTTGAGGAAGATCTGTTCCGAACATGTTAGAGCAAGTACGCTGCCTTTTCGCTCGAATATGGAATAGACGCCGTCCTCCCCAATCGTGATATTAGGACGCCGGATACCGAGTGGCTTATGGGAAATTGTGACGTCAAATCGTCTGGCTAGGAGAGATGGGAGATGGTGTTGTAAAAAAGGCGTCTATTTCTTCCCTTGCTTCATTATTTCAAGTGCCAGAAAACAAAGCATCACTTTTAGTAAGGTTTTAAGTGCCCATAGGTGATGGCCAAGTACCTGTGTGGCTACTGCCAGCGTGATATTTCAGGCCTACGAATACGGTGTGCGGAATGCACGGAGTTTGACCTTTGTTTACAGGCACGTATGACGTCACATTACTGTCTATTTTGGCGTGATTATACTTTTCCGGCTTGgtgtttgcatgtatgcatTTCTTAATTGCATTCGATCAGATCAACAAATAAGTATGTTTTGATCTTACTTTTACAGTGCTTTGCATGTGGTGTGGAAAGCGGACCCCACAAGAAGGATCATCAATATCGAGTTGGGGTAAGACCGGCTGATGGATCAGTGTGCATAATCCTGTCTCCCCTCATGAAGCTAGTTGCCCGGCCATTGCATTTCCAGCCAATTGTATCTAGCGATATTCGCGGCTAGCCAATGAGACCGTTGGGAGGTTATAAATAGTCATCAACTCCAAGAGCACGTGGAATTCTTGGTCTTGGGCATTAAAATATATAGTTTTAATGCTCTTTTTTTGTGGCGTTATgctaacaaataaaagtttatattatCTTGTGAATAGCTGTcctgaagtaaataaacatagTTTAATGATCTATAACTATATGGATTTTAGGATATTTATACTATTCAAAAATAGAGGCATATTGTGCTGATAGGGAAATCCAATTTGTGGTAAAGGGCTTTTTGTCTGTCTAgtgtacagaaaatgaaaataggcAAAAAGTACAACATGGAGGGCAGGGCCAGAAGCAGAGGGCACAATTGGCCTACAATGCATTATAATAGTTCTAGCAGGGCTTAGGGAATGTGCACAATGATTACTTAGTAATGTACACCATGGGATCACTCCTGTCCTGTGGTTTTATTATGTCAGCTTGCTTTGATCGGGTAATATAAAGTCATCTGCTCTTGTCAAAGATGCAGATGCATAGAAGCTGTAATAATACATTGCAAGAAGAAAGCGAATTCATTGTATGTTACCGCCTGAAGGgtttattttggatgaaagGGCAATGAAACAATTCTTACTGTTATGGAGCAGACTTAGATCCTGgaggtattattttttttagttactttGCAAGTGTTTAAGGGCAGTTGTAGGAGTGTTTAAGGGCAGTTGCATGTGATTTGTGTGGTATTGAGaaaacattacagaaaagtGAGTGAAAGCAATTGAGCAGAGGTATCAGGTATTATCCCACTGAGCAGAAGGAGTGAGGCATGGAGCTGTTAATGAGCTTCCTTTAATAGATCTGATGAAAGTGACAATTTTTAGGGGCTTTTTCTACATCAGTTAAAATTGTGTCTGGACCTTGTAAAGTCACATTGAATTTGAAGCTTATCTCAGTTTTGCTGCAGCAGATTATTTGAACACAACATCATCTGCTAATCGCTGCCATATCAGATTTGTTCctgattttgtattttaaaatctttttaaaagaaatgcttACACTTTCATTAGCTAAATTTGACATAAATTGAACATGCATTCTACTAcagtgatctctcatgatacAAGCCATAACTATATTATATAAAGTGTCTGAGCAGCTCTTCAGCTCCAGTATTTAGTAGTGCATCTCATTTGATCCACTTTAGCCACTGCTAGCAACAaatgtcaatttaaaaaaacaaagaaagatggtGCCTGTCCACACTATTTAACCTCCtacaagaaatttttaaaagaaactcatagtttgtttgtttttgtaatctCAGTAGGATGTGATATCTTCTTCTCAGTATTATGGATTTCAAATTTtgcgaaaaaaaatttaaggagAAAAACAGAATTATACACCCACTAAAGTATGACTATCCAGATTAGAGAGCAAGGTTTGCTGGGTGATGgtgttattttattgtgttaaagatttctgtaaacataaacatggattttttttttaactagtcCCTTATTTTTATAGGTTTTGGGATTTCTGTATTGTGTGGACTGTACAGGTATTGCCTATAATCATAAAAAGACATCAATGCACCACACTTACTTTTTATGGTTAATTCTACAGGAGATAAGtcattgattttactttttaaaaaagcattatttGGTGAAAATGACTAAAGTAATTTGTAAAATTGTGGAATTGGTTTTGCTCCAGCGAGCTCTTGGAGCAGCAGCATTTGACATCCCAGCGCCATGGTGTCTAGCAGAAGAAAACATGCTTCTGGATGCAGTGGAGCAGTATGGTTTCGGAAACTGGTCAGcattaaaaattgatttttcagaaaatgcctgtggtttttcaaataaaaactgttaaagacCTACCCGGTTGGTCTGAGCAataaacagattctggtaggtaaagaaaatgtaaatacattttataaatttcacCCCCATGTCACTTATTTCAACATGTGAATGTCTCTTGTGATGCATAGGGCACTCTGATGATCCTTCACATATGGAATCTGCTTTTGTCCTTGTCGAAATGTAACTGCCACATACAAGCGTGGAGGCACTAGACATGTCCATTGTATCACCACGTGTCTCAACCATCACTAGGCTGTAACTGCTGTCTAGAACTTAATAGCACCTAAAGAGGGACTAACACTTATTTATCAGTCTCAGGCCTCTACTGTTTGGGACCAGACAGCTACTGGTATGATGAAACGTTGAGCACTTTGCAACAGAGCAGGTCTATGCACTTTTTAGTAAGGTTGTTTAACAGTGTGTTCACTTGACTTGTGTAGGAAGCAGAAGTGCagcaccaacactatagccctattcCCATTTATCTTGGAGTACCTCAAAACCCTCTTGCTTTTTTCGGCATTACTGAGTAATATTTTGGAGCAAAGTGGCATTCACATATGACACAGCACTGTTTAAGTGAAGTCAGTCAGCTCTACATACACGAAGTTGATCCTTTATCTTCTTAAAGAGGGAACACATGCACACTTATTCTGATTCTGTCTTCCTATGCATTCAACAGCAATAGTTTCCATATCTGTGCTTGGGCTTTTGAAAgtcggtattttttttttgcaacttaTATCAGCCATGCTGTGGTCAGCCGTAATTTCACCAGTACTGATGTCATACACAGCTTGAGGCCCAAATGGAGATTTGAGCAAgcaaagaaatcatttttatttgatttctcgatatttttgtttcttcttgcaGTTTCATGTTCAAAGCATTAGTAAGTGGTACAAaaggaggattttttttttttagcatgatGTGTTACCAATCGGGTATGTCCTTAACTGATATTAGACTGaaggtgaaaagaaaagaaatcataaATTCATAACTACATGAGAattaaaggtttatttttattacaaatatcataaattagatttctgtatttataattttttttgtgcttacaattaataacattttctatTTGCAGGGAGGATGTCTCCAGTCATGTAGAGACACGAACACAGTTAGGTTTGTATTCTTCCagtactgttttgtttttaattttttttttaaacttttttcttgaaaagtttATATACTTGCTTTGCTTGCCTTGGCAgggaagtgcttccacctaggggtgatttcacactatgaGGGGAGAAGGAGgggggaggaaaccagtgtaCCCAGAGAAAAaccctgtgaacaggtgttgCATAAAGAAagtgtcccaagacgagatctgaaccaagggTATCTctctgcagtggtgacaagcaagtgttttcaCTGTTACACTATCAGGAGAGGGGGTGGGGgttatattgttttatatcaagctagcaactaaggctatatcacagcaaggcagccagctctataaacagatgccgcatgcaaaaaacagcatgcctgagacaaaagctgaacccaggacagccaaccctcactgtattggtgacaggcgctaaccattgtgccactGTACTTCCTTACACTACCAGGAACCCCTTATGTGGTTGCCAATTTAGTTATTAAACTTGGCAAACATATTGTGTCATAAGATTAAGCGTCATTATTAGGAGTTGATTTatctaacatttttatttattttgtaaactttaagATTGGATATAAAAGATGCATCTTCTCATCTCAGTAAAAATGCAAGGGTAGTTGGAGGGCAATTCATGacagtaaatgttattttaattcaatttttaacGTTGTAAGAGGCAGTTGTTTGAAGCAGCTGGATACTAGTGAACTCTCTGacatttgaatttattttataaattttcagaATGCGAAGAGCATTATGTGAAGTTTTACATTCAGGGAAACATTGGGAAAGGTAAGCATTCAGACACTGCTGTACCAGTCGTGATAGGATTTATGtgttatatcattttttttccattaactTGTTCCtctctcatttatttatttactaaaatgAATAAAGGGGATATAAGTAAACATCTTCAGGCATACTGCAAAGACAGCTTTTTAAAGCATGTTTTCAAtgcttagttttattttctttcagcgACTTTTCCATCGGACACTGGAAGCAAGATTACAGACCACACCACACCAGCAGGAGGTACTTCTGTTTTGAATGTCTTCTCTTTATCTCTTGGTTCTTATACATAAAATAGGATTATATAATTAACTTAGTTTTAATAGCTTTGTCACCAGGAGGTCAGTATGAAATGCAAAGAACTGTTTAACAGCTAAATCATCAAGGCTACAAATAGTAGGAGAGCTGGGATCATTTATTAACTTATTCAATATGGGTATATTGACTTCATTTagctgtgaagatgtttgtgtttgtgggtgcGAACTATGTAGGAAGAGTTAATTAGATATATTCTTATctgtgcatagtgatgtttACAAGCTTATATCATCAAAATAGAaagttatttattaatatttcatcGTAAGCCCAatcagatgaagaaacagaagTCTAGCACAGTCTCGCCCTTTTCTATATTCGCCACTTACCCACAACTAAATTCTGTAattgtgcactgaaaacgcacctcttaaatattactcctaacaacagtccacacattGCTAGACCTTTGTCACATCCTTTTCCTTTCTGCTTATTGATACTTCCCTaataattttccttttatttactctgtccttgttacttggttcctctttgcattttcagtatttgtcttttaatcGTCATCAatgctgttgtttatccttccatcgttaatgtattgtttgtttgttcttctgtctcattcttgttcttaaccATGTTCTATGTAAATGTATGAGCCATACAAATATTgggtttattattattcatcaaaTTGAATCTGaaaagtgcaacattttttgcttatcaagtcaaaatcttttcttgaaCTTCACATGTTAAGCAGTTTCTCACCTTATTGGGGGAACTTTTCCCTTCACCCCCACAAGAGGCAGACAAAGATTATTTAGTTAAGATTGACCAAGAAGAACATTATTAACTAAGGTATTTGCACATGTAAGAGTAAATTCtagtgtatatatgtgtatgtatatctacacaTTTACTTAGATAGACCAAGATAAATTAAGAACCATTATTAactaaaatgtgttttgtacatttaaGTGTATATAgtatgtttgtgtctgtatttatatgtatatatgagagagaaaagataggaagatatatatataaaattattttgactgCAGGACCATTATCACCAAGCATTACTATGCCCCTTCCACCGTTAGATCTGCCACCACAAGAACAGCAAGAGCTAGGGTACATGCCCCATCGAGATGATTTTGAGCGGGTAAGTGCAGATGACAGAAACAGATTTTATACTATATCTGGATACCTAGACCTAGTAGTGGTGAAAGAAGTTACAAATTTTAAGCATGTGTAAATGTTGTGAACGACAAGGCGTCATCTGAAACTGAATGACAATAAGACAGCAGTGTTGTAATATGGCTCCAAAGTTAGGTATGGGCTGATTGGTATCAACATTGTGCAAGCGTGAGATGCCGTCATCACTTTCATCAACTTTGTATGTGATTTTGGACTTCTTGATGCAGCGTTTTCCATGTCTATGCATGCAAATACAGTCATCGGGAACTGTGATTACCTTCTGCACAGTCTTGGGAAACTTCATCCCATTGTGCATCACTTATCAGTGCATCACACACTATGGCTGTCAAAACTCTGTGACCAGAGTAGATTACTGCAATAGATTATTGTGGGGTGTTCCTGCTACACACATTGACAGACTTCACAAGATTTAAAAGACTACAACCAGCATCATTACCCATAGAAAAGCATCTGAACCTATCACACTTGTTCTGCAATCATGTCACTTTAGTGGTTTCTAATTTGGAAGCATTGTAAGATCATATCACATTCTTGCTTGTACATGAGAAAACCAGCTCTAGAGTAATCTTGGTTCGTTCAGTCCATTTATAAGACAGTTCACTATCTCTGCTTAGCCTTTGTCACGAAGGTTGGTCTGGTGGCTTAGctccaatacagtgagggttggctgtcctgggttcagctttctcgtctcaggcacgctgttttttctctgcatgtggcatgtgTTTATAGCGCTTGCTGCCTTGCTGTGGTATTGCCTTAGCtcctggctcggcataaaacactaacCCCCCTGTCTCAGACACTTGTGTACGCATAGATGCCTGGAcatttgtgtgttattttacctcagaaaaacaagacaatgaACTCTGCCTCTTTGCAGGCATGTATGCATTTAATTATATTAACTAAATTTATGCTACAGTAACTATTAAGAATAcctaataaatgaagaaaatgaaataagctGGCTTCAGCAGTGTACTATATATACTCCAGTCAGAGGATTTGAAATACTTCAGACTTCCTGGGATACAGTTTAAGCTAGTTTTACATAAAActgtattattttatccatttagttaCAATACAGAACACTAGAtagttgctttttttaacaGGACTGTAGCAGGGATAGACAAAATATACATGTTTCTTATATGAGTGGGATAGCCATGCAAGGGAATTGTACTGCTTGTGGAAGGAATGGACttgcagacaaaatgtagcagttgGGGAGAAGAATATCCAGCACCTAACTCTGGTCGAGGCTCACAAAATCCTGCTACCACCCCTTCACATCAAACTAGGTTAGACGAAGAACTTCGTGAATGCCATGGACCAGACTTCACCAGTTTTCCAATATATGCATGAAGAATTCCCTCAACTCAATGAGGGAAAGATTAAAGAGGGAGTTTTTGTGGGTTCTCAGATTGGAGAGCTCTTAAAAAGTGACTGATTCAACAACTTGCCACATGGTGATTCCAAACCAGCATGGAATGCTTTTCACCTAGTGTCTACAAACTTTTTCAGGATTGTTAGggcagaaaactacaaggaactagtagaagacatgctgatgcagtatcagaaacttggctgcaatAAGTCTCTAAAGatctaattttctttcattaccatctggatttctttcctgacaactgtggtaTGGTTAGTGATTAACAGGGtgaacattttcatcaaaatattgCAACAATGGAAAAAACGACTACCAGGAAAAAATTGTCCATACCATGTTGGCTGACTACTGCTGGACACTTCACAGAGATGCTTCCGAACAGCTGTCGAAGAGACAGGAAAAGAAACCAAAACGTAGTCTATgacgtgattttttttcaggtattaACCATAGGTCAGTTACTGTTAGTATGCATTtcgtgatgtacacaataataattacAGATTACAAAAAACTAGAATCAGTTTTGCATTATAATTGTCATATTTGTGTTGAGCACctaaaaatttataagaaatttcttgttttatttcagtaatatGACTTTTGTAAAACTTGTTGACCAGTGTGATCAAAGAATGTATATTCCACAaactatctaaaaaaaaaaacccactaacgCCTCTACTAGGgtacaaacattaaaacacatcaGCACTGCCTCTTGGGGACGAGCAACCACACACTCTTCTTTTACAGCCGCCTCTTGGGGAACAGGCGTTATACACACAACTTGGCTCTGCCTCTTAGGGACAAGCAACTGCACcctcttctttttgtcttgcttCATTTGGTTAGCAAATTTTCACCTTTGATGTTAGTGGCTCCTAGCTGGTTACTAGGGCCAAATTCTCCAAATCATATTCTCTAATCCAAATACTCCATGGCATCTGGCAGGCCCATCACTCCATGGCATTAGCCAGGACCAAACACTTAAAGGTATAGTACAGGCTGTAACAGCAGTGATAAGCTGTGTGACAtcagtgagggagaggaagtgtcggtcattgttaggatttgaactcaagtgatcggtggtgtgtcgttagttggattagtcatatatattagtgataacaatcaataTGGCTATGAGCAATGCCCAACCATATCATTGCATTAGCTCAAACTGGGATCTAGTTGACGTCATTAGAGGACGAGGCTTTgttgaagcaaacaaaagagtcccgtgtaatttctcttattaaacacaacatcctataaaacattcaactttttccatatgaacagacatgaaaatagataAGATTCAAACTGACCCTTCACtttatgaacagttttattttgcctttacaatccctatAAGGCCCATCTCCTGACCCCATAGACCGCGTGCATTGGCagttacaacaaaaacaaattactaataaatatctatatatttaaaaaaatacaggaaaaattCAACTTATGCAAACAAATCCTtgatacaaaaataagaacactGCACCTTTCTAGGAAGATGCAGCCTCCACTCCTCTACTTAAGTCTCTCCATTTGCCATGGTTTCTTGGGAAGTGAAGCACTGGTCAGTAATTATACTGTTTTCCCATATCTCTTCCCCTGtctaaaaaaaacccctaaTGCTTGTTTCAACAGGTGTGGCACAGCCACTCATGATGTGCTAGCTATTTAACCTCATGTCACCCCTCTGTGACATTATCACAATCCCAGTTTTTTCCTCCTAGTCCACCaggcacagcgtaaaacaccaattttcccccccccccctagtCCAGCAGgcaccaaaaagaaaagcagttgGTGCCTAGGACATTCTAGGATGCAATTTTTGTGCTGTGGAGCCTCTTCTTAATGCAGAGTGTGCGACGATCTTCCTCAAACAGCTGTTTATCAGCTAAACCATCAGCCCCACCATCACTGCCCTTATTTCCTGATGGTGCCCCCTTTACCCATTTACAGTCTGTCCTGTCATTCTGGCTGTTTATCAGTTGTTTCTTCTGTGCACTGAGCATCTTTGTGATGGATACCTGCATGTTATAAGAAtgcatcttcattatcatcatagcCAAGGATAGTATGATAATAACAAGTTTGATAAATAGCTCAGAACTGTTTGTCCTCATATattactaaaaatatatatgataGTGAAGATCTACTAtgtgttatatattttgttatttttttcaggagtACGATAATCAAGCTGAGACCCTTGTCAGTGGTCTTGCAATtagtgctgatgatgatgatttagaTTTGAGTAAGTTCTCGTTTGGTCTCATTCTACTATGTGAGAATATGTGTAagcatctgtattttttttgtttttttttttcgagccATTATTTTTAGGTTTGCAGAGTATGCATTATGGTCAGATGGGTAATCTGTAGGTGTCTTCCATTAGATCACTTGCTATTCAGAATTACACTTTAATCAGTGAAATAAGAGTGTGGAGAATTTTGTTATGCTTATTAAAATGTATCATCTCTTTGTGTGCAACAAGTGCAACAATCATTTACATTGTCTGAATCTACTTATAttccagttatttttttaaatctaagaatatcattgtttttttttaacctgtggCATAATACCTCAGTGCATTCTTTTAAAGCTTCATCcatgcagtttttattttgcagatgtgAAACTGTCATGTGTGAGCAAATATCGTGTAAGATTACGTGAACGTGAGCGCAGAAAACGAATAGCCCGCTCTCATTCTCTTATTTCCACAAGTCTCATTCCGAACAAAAATGCCAAGACACCAAATCCCAAGAGAAAGTTTGCCAAAGAAGAAAGGTGAGCATGTTTATTTGCATCTCCAAAACgcattttgctaaaaaaaatagtattttatatCTCTGCAAAAGAATTTTAACACTTAAACACAGTTTAATATGCTAAAGACATTTAAGGCAGTAATGGCTCTTTTAGATAATGAGTTTTACAGTGGAAAAACTAAGTATAACCAAAACTGTTTTGTGGTCTGCCTTATCACCAGGGAGATTCTAGAGAAGATGAAGGTTCACACACAGTTTCAAACCAGTGCAGAGCTTGAGCGTCTGCAAGAGACATTGCTCAGTAAGTTACAACAACTCTGCTAGTCTACATCTGTTGTTATTTGAGCATTTTCTTTCCAGAGTTATACTGgcagtaaatataaaattgatTAAATTagaacataaaacagaaactcatgacatctttttctttttggaggGGAGAGGCATAGTGTGGTTGTGAGGAGTAAGTGTTTGATGCTCAGTTAAAATGATCATACAGTAAACTGATTAAAGAGAGATGCTTTAAGTTTTACCACATCAGTAACATAAAATCATGCATGATTAGTAGTTTGTACTATTTTACAGAGGAAAAAGAGCACAAAACCAAGATCAAAGAAATGTCGGAGTTACGGAAACAGGGTGTCACCCTTTTAAGTGGTAATGTTCCTTTATAACTTCTTTAGTAATctgtattatgtttattatgttgcTTACATGTTATTTTGAGCTTCATGTTTGTTCATTCAAAAACTTTCAGTTGTGGCAGTTGCTCATTATAGATAACCTAAAATTAAACAAAGGAAATTCTTCAGGACAGTCATGGATCAGCATGTTTACACTACAGAATGGTTTAAACAGGACATCAGAAGTACTATAGGAGTGTTTTTAACTGAATAGTAGATCATAGAAGATAGCACACAGTTGCTGAAATGAGCATTTAGAGACTGGGACAAAAAGaggtttttctttctcagttccTTTCTTTACCAATATTTGAATCTGAGTGCAATGAAATCGTGTTACTTCTGTCAACACAGaaaatggtttttatttctttacaccTGTTGTCTGGAATAATCATTTAAGTGAACTTAAGCACATCATTCAGTATTACAGTACACTAGGGTTTAGGGGTTTTTATATACcattttcattacatttaaatcaaggaaaagaaaaaacattattagTGGGATGTAATGCTGCAGCATTTTATTTGGATTCTGATGAGACAAAAGTAGATTCAGCTTTCTGAAACAAAAGTTATAGTGTTGTTTTACAAGTTAAATCTCTGGTCTAGGGAACaagcagggttttttttttcctgtttggtcACTAGTGGTATGATTTCCTGCAGATGTAGAGGATTATGAAGAGGAGAAATACAAGAGGGAGAAACGGAAGGAGAATAGGAAAAAGATGGTGAGTTTGCTGTTCACTTCCTGCTTGCTTAGACCACAAAACAGTAAGTTATCTCAAGGTTTTACTCTTTATGCCTCTTGACGCCCCATTGGCATTGGGATATTTCTTGTCCTGATAAAAATTGCACTTTATCCTGGTAGTTTGTCTCACTTGTTACGGACTGAAAAGTACGTCTTTAGTTCTTAACTACCATGCAT from Pomacea canaliculata isolate SZHN2017 linkage group LG8, ASM307304v1, whole genome shotgun sequence encodes the following:
- the LOC112570500 gene encoding transcriptional adapter 2-beta-like, coding for MAKYLCGYCQRDISGLRIRCAECTEFDLCLQCFACGVESGPHKKDHQYRVGRALGAAAFDIPAPWCLAEENMLLDAVEQYGFGNWEDVSSHVETRTQLECEEHYVKFYIQGNIGKATFPSDTGSKITDHTTPAGGPLSPSITMPLPPLDLPPQEQQELGYMPHRDDFEREYDNQAETLVSGLAISADDDDLDLNVKLSCVSKYRVRLRERERRKRIARSHSLISTSLIPNKNAKTPNPKRKFAKEEREILEKMKVHTQFQTSAELERLQETLLKEKEHKTKIKEMSELRKQGVTLLSDVEDYEEEKYKREKRKENRKKMSTLQTPKRNSSVSKKAEGKVEKLDILIDDDDTKDDEEAEAEDSKEMASMPGYEMLSEREKRLCNSIRMIPANYITIKTCIIKDYLQRRQGLPVKIRYPSGMDKTHRRKIMSFLSDNGWIGVA